The following DNA comes from Chryseobacterium gallinarum.
GGTGCTTCCGTTCGACATCCGGGACATGAACAGTGACAGGGTAAAAACTTTTCCCATGCTGGTAGGAGTTCAGAATACAAAATACATTGCATACATCCTTGTTTTTATAAGTTGCATCATCGGGATTTTTACCCTGAAACCTCTGTATGCGGTTTCTTTTTTCCTTTCCTGTATTGTCACTTTTTTCTTGATTTATTTCTCTGAAAATAAAAGAGATGACGCTTATTTTTCATTCGGGGTGGAGACCTGCTCGGCACTTCCTTTTTTATTTTTGCTAATAATGGAGTATTTTTGACGAATGATTATCAAGAAACTTTCCCTGTACAATTTCAAAAACCATTCGGAGAAAAAATTTGAGTTTTCCCCGCAGATCAACTGCTTTGTAGGTAATAATGGTGTGGGAAAGACCAACATCCTGGACGCACTGCATTATTTGTCCGTGGGAAAAAGCTTTCTGGGAAATACTGACGTTAACAATATTAAAAAAGAAGAAGATTTCTTTACTATTGATGCTGAAATTCAAAATGAGGACAGTGATGATATAATCAGAGTTTCCCAGCCTAAAGAAGCTAAAAAGGTCATCAAAAAGAATGATAAAAGCTATGACAGGCTTGCAGATCACATCGGATACCTGCCAAGTGTTATGATTTCACCTTATGATTCCAACTTAATTTCGGATTCAGGGGAAAGCAGACGCAGGTTTCTGGATTCGATGATTTCCCAGACAGATTCTGAATATCTTTTTGACCTGATCCAATACCAGAAAGCCATTCAGCAACGGAATGCCCTATTGAAATATTTTGCCAAAAACAGAACCTGGGACAGGGATTCCCTGGAGATTTATGATGATCCGATTAGCCGGTTCGGGACTAAGATTTTTAATAAAAGAAAAGAGTTTGTAGAACAGCTCAACCCTATTGTTCAGAATTTTTACCAGATCATCTCCGGTGGAAAAGAAACGGTTTCAGTGATTTACGAATCTCACTTACTGGAAAATACTTTTGAGAATCTTTTAAAAGAAAGCCTTGAAAGGGACCGCATGCTTACCTACACTTCGAAAGGTATTCATAAGGATGACCTTCTTTTTGAAATGGATCATGTTCTGATCAAAAAAACCGGTTCCCAGGGACAGCAGAAATCTTTCCTTATCTCCTTAAAGCTTGCCCAGATGAGCCTTGTCAAAGAGTTAACTAAAAAGACCCCTATTCTCTTACTGGATGATATATTTGATAAGCTTGATGATACCCGTGTTTCTCAATTGATCGAATTGGTGAACAGGGAAAGCTTTGGCCAGATATTCATCACGGATACACACCGGGAACGTACGGAAAGTGTTGTAAAAAAAATCAATGAAGAAAGTATCATTTTTGAAGTGTAGTCTATAAAAATTCAGGATTCTCACCAATATGGAAAAAAGTACAACTTTAACCTTGGATTCTAAACTTTAAATCTTAAATTTCACAATGTAAGGTTACCTTACAAACCAACTAAGAACCACACACCTCCTCCTCCCGATTATGAAGAAGAAAAAACGTGAATACCAATCCTCCGAACTTGTAAAATCCTTTGCCAGAATATATGGTTTTGAAGATAAGCTTGTGGCTTTTGATATCAAAGATTTTCTAGAAGATTACCTCGATGAAAGCCTGTTCAATGAGATCCGGAGTGTCAACATAGAAAAAGGCTGCATCATCATTAAAATAGATTCTCCATTGCTGAAACATGATTTTCAGATGCGTAAAAGTTTTTATCTGAAAAAATTTCAGGATAAATTCGGTATGGAAAAATTTGAGGATCTGCAGATACTTTAATTTTCGTTATCATGTAAAGGATCAGAAATGTATCTTTGATGCTGTATTTTAAATTTCACGCTGATTTTTCAGATACCGCGGGGTATTCCTCCAGCAGCAAATTCTGGCATCATGAATGTATAATCGTAATATAGTCTAAAATAAAAAGATTGCTCCATTACTTATGAGGCAACCTTTATTTATTCCTATTTTAATGATCCTGTTCTTCCGATTTATTGGAAATCGTACTGCTCATCAGATCATTAGCCTGTTTATCCAACCCTGAGCGTAATGGGAAGAAAAATTTTAACGGATGTTTTACAAAATAACTGAAGATCTCTTTATAGATTTCACTCACCTGCCCAAAATTCATTTTTCTTGACCTGAAAGCCAGGAACATTGACAAGCTGAAACTTACCAGGAAGTTGAAAAAACCTATTAAAAATACAGTGAAGAAGGAAATCCAGAAGGTATAGGAATCTACTGAGAAATCTTTACCATAAAGACCTAATGCAAAGTTTCCTGCAGCAAAGGTGATATGCCTGATATCCAGATCCAGTCCAAAAAACAAGCCTATTGGTGCCGTAGCTCCCAGGAAAACCCCAAACCAGAAATTGGAAACAATCCCCGGCCAGTTTTTAGCATAATATTTTGAAAGTCCTTTTGCAAATTTCTTCCCGAAAAAGCTTCTGATCGAAAGGTTTTTGGCAATCCTCTCCGGAATCTGATAAAACACGGAGTTGTTTCCGATATTTCCTGAAATAATTCCTGAAATAAAAAGATAAAAACCAGCAATACTGGCATGCAGAATAGCCTTAGATTTAAAAGGATCCAGATCTTTTAATAATTTATCCGATCTGTCAACAGCCAGGTTCTGTGAGAAAAAGACATCCAGACCATAGATGATGGCCAATGCCACCGGAAAAGCAAGCAAAACATTTCCTACAAAGGCAATAAACTGACTCCTGAAAAGCTTGGACACAAGGTGTGCAAATTCAGTATTGTTTCTTTTGCTGTTTCCTTCCTCGGATAATACTTTGGTCATCGTAGCTGCAGTCATAGCCGGTTGCTTCGTTGCCAGCGTAAATCCCATGAGGTAAATCATGATAAATCCCATCGCATAGTTCATGGAATACAAAAATGCATGTGAAAAGTCACTGCCGGGAATATAGCCATACAGCATTTTCAAAACACAAAGTGCACCCACTATGATTCCTCCTCCGCTCGCTTTGTAAAACATAGTCATATATTCCCTGCGCGTGGATGTGATATAGTGAGCTCCTGTTTCCGCTGTGTGATTGGTAATAAGGTGGGAGATCAGCCTCGTACTATCGTTGATGAGGTCAGCAATATTATTTTTATGAGATTTATAGTTCAGGATATTGAAAATCAACTGTTTTGACTTGATCAGCACATCTTCTTCAGAATCAATCACCAGCAGCTGGACAATCTCATAGATCCTCTTTGTCTGCTGTCGGATTTTCAGTAAAGACTGGTTAATCTTTCCCGAAATACCATATTTGGCAGAATTTTTAAAAGCAATGTTTACAAATTCAAGGCATTGTTCTGCATAGATCTTAATTTGCTTGTACCTGCTGTCTTTGGAATGCAGTTGCAGTTCAGGATCATTAACCAGATCTTCTGCCAGTGTTTCCAGCTCATTCTGAAGGGCTAAAAACGGGTTATCAAGGTTTCTGTATTGGGGAGCCATCCTTACGACTTCCACTTCCATCGCCATTCCGGTTACCCGCCAGGAAAGAATATTCATTGAAAAGATAAGTTCTTTCTTTACATTTGGCCTGATAATAAAATCTGAAGCTCCCAGAAGGGTTAAAAACTCATTGATCTCATTTTCGGGAAGGTTGTGCAGGTATTTCAGATCCGTTTTAGGTCTCAGACTTACATTATCGATCATATACCAAACCGTTTTCTCATTCTCTACCGGAGGTAATACCTTATTCAGAATCCTTTTTTTCAATTCCGGGAAAAAGGCGTTTTCTGAAAGGATATTGGCTTCTGTGAGAGACAGGTTGAAAGGCCTTCCTTTAAAAATATTATGGATATAATGTTTAAAGTTATCCGCAAAATTGGGATTGCTTCTGAGAAAATTGAGCACATCTGTAAAGTCCGCCTTTTTTATACTTTCCAGAAATTCTGCAAAGGGTTCTAAAGAAAGGGTTTCGTTCTTAAAAGAAAAATATTTTTTAAGAACTGACTCAAAATTTGTGCTGGAATTAAAGAATTTCATTAGTACAAAGATACTATTTCAAACTCACATTCCTCATCTGTCTCATGATCCAATTGTGTTTCTTCCTCAGATAAGGGGATGGATTTTTAGGATCGTATTTCTTCGGATTGGGCAATACAGCGGCAATCCAGGCTGCATCCGAAGCACTTAAATCTTTAGATGATTTTCCAAAATAATACCGGGCAGCAGCTTCTACTCCAAATACTCCCTGTCCCATCTCGATAGAGTTCAGATATCTTTCAAGAATAATATCCTTACTCCATACTTTCTCGATAATGAAAGTATAAATAGCTTCCAATCCTTTTCTGATCCAGCTTCTGCCTTGCCAAAGAAAAACATTTTTGGCCGTCTGTTGGGAAATGGTACTTCCTCCTCTTATTTTTTTCCCTTTTTCATTATACTTCATTGCCTTTTCAATAGCTGTATAATCGAAGCCGTTATGGTTAAAAAACTTTTGATCTTCAGAAGCGATCACTGCTTTTTTCACATTGTTCCCCATATCATCATAAGAGATATAATCTCTGTGAAGTTTCCCATATTCAAAAAGCCCTCCTATCTGGGTAATGGTAATCGGCGGATTAAAAAACCTGCCCCAGATAATAAATACAACATTCATTACAAGAATGATGAAGATAAGCTGTTTAATTTTTTTCCACATAACTTCTATAAAAAGAAAGGCAAAAATAAGCAATCGCCCGGGTTACTGCAACTCTTTCATATAAGTCAGCTGATAACCGGGCAATAGTTCGGGATGAAAAATTTTAATATAATCTTTGAGGATCAAATCGGCTCTTACCACTCCGCTTTCAAAGAAGTCATTGGCTCTTTGTTTTTCTTTCCCTGATAATGTATAGATTTTCCCTTTATTGAAGACTTCTAGTTTTCCATATAAGGAATTTACTTTCTGCATTTCTTTTTTAGAGGTATAGTTTCCTGCATTTACCCAGTACTGTACGCCGTTAGTTTTTGCAAACACTTCTTCAAACCCCATGGTTAATGCTTTTTCATCCTTATTATCTTTCAGTATATATGAAGCATTGGCATCAGCAATATAATGAGCAACAGAGGTATTTCCACCAGGAAGATACCATACATCACCATACATTTCATTGGCTAAAACCAAAGGTTTTTCTTTAGAAGTAAGGGCCAGTTTTTTTAATTCATTATAATTTTCAGCTATTTCCTCATATTTGGCTTCCGCTTCTTTTTCTTTTCCTAACAACTCTCCAAAAAGCTTTATATAGGCTGTTTTCTCTAATGGCTTCTGTTCCATATACTCATCCAGGAATATAACCTGAATTCCGTTATTTTTCAGTAATTCGTAGGTATTCTCAAAACTGGCAATATGATTGGTGAAAATAGCGTCAGGTTTCAATGCGATAATTTTCTCGACATCATATTTCTGATCACTTCCTACATTTTGGATTTTCCCTTCTTTAATAAGGTTTTGAATTTTTTCTGAATAAATATACTCCGGACTAGAGACTCCGATAATCAGATTTTCGGCTCCAAGCTCTGAAATATACCCTGCCATACTTGCGTTCAGAAGAATGATTTTCTTAAAAGGAGTCTGATTTTTATTAAAATTATAGGTGAAATTTCCTGATTTCAGCTCCAATGTTCCATCATGCTCCTTAAATTGGGTACGGCTTGAAATATGAGTCCAGTCTGAGGACGAAATTTTTGATTCTCTTTTACAGGTAATTAGCGAAAAAACCGTAAATAAAAGTAAAATTTTCTTTTTCATCTTTCAAAGAACGGAAAAAAGTGCTATATTTGCAAACCTTTAAACAATAAGGAAACAACGGCCTCGTGGCGCAACTGAATAGCGCATCTGATTACGGCTCAGAAGGTTACAGGTTTGAATCCTGTCGAGGTCACTTAAGGAGACAACTATTAAATAGTTGTCTCTCTTTTTTTGTGCATAAAAATCTATATATCAAACTTTTACAATCTGATATGTTATGGTTTGAATTTTTACGTATAAAAACCTGAGTCTGTCTGAAATTGTCAGTCTAAAAGTGCTATAACAGTGATTTCAGCAGCATTGAAGCGTGGTTTGAAATCCCATTAAGGTTCTAGTATTTTTTTCTCTTTTGGCTTATCATAATTTTTTGATACTAATATAATTTTAGCTTCCTTCTCATTTACCTAAATTCCATTCTTAGCTAGAAGAATAATTGCTTGCTCAACTGAAACGTTTTTATCAATGAAATTCATTTTTCTTATTAGATTCTCGGTTAATTTTTTTTAATAATATTTTTGAAAATGCTTGATTCAAGTCCAAAGAGAGATCTCCTGTTTTATAATCAATATCTTTCATACAATATGTTTCTTGATGGTAGTAGCTTCATTCTATCAAGTCTGATCGTCCCGCTCCTCTTAATAACAAAACTCTTCCAAATCATTATACTTGAGCCTTTCAACAAAGTAATCTGGACTTTCTAACAAACCCTAAAGGACAGCATCGATGTAATTTTGTGTCAATAATAACGATGCAATTGAGCGAAGTTTTAAAAGACAATAAAATGAAAATAATTAACCAACATTATGTCGATGGTCAATTTCGGCCTTCGACAGGTAGCGAGAAAATGGATATCATTAATCCTTCGGATGAAAGCCTCATCGGCCATGTCTTATTGGGTAATGAGCAGGAAATGGAGGCTGCAATAGTTGCTGCATCAGCAGCTTTACCTTCTTTTTCACAGACGAGCAGAGAACAGCGCATGGATTACCTACAGCAATTACATGATGCGCTAATGGAGCGGCTCGACGATCTGCAGGAAGTAACCACTACAGAGTATGGTGCAACGGTACAACGGTCTCGCTGGTCAAACCAGTATGCCGCTGAGACTTTCCTCTACTTCAAGGAAATCCTTAAGGATTTTTGTTTCGAACGTCGCATAGGCCAATCTGTAGTTTCTATGGTGCCAGTTGGCGTAACTGGGATCATGACGGCCTGGAATGCCAATTCAGGTTCCATATGTGT
Coding sequences within:
- the recF gene encoding DNA replication/repair protein RecF (All proteins in this family for which functions are known are DNA-binding proteins that assist the filamentation of RecA onto DNA for the initiation of recombination or recombinational repair.); protein product: MIIKKLSLYNFKNHSEKKFEFSPQINCFVGNNGVGKTNILDALHYLSVGKSFLGNTDVNNIKKEEDFFTIDAEIQNEDSDDIIRVSQPKEAKKVIKKNDKSYDRLADHIGYLPSVMISPYDSNLISDSGESRRRFLDSMISQTDSEYLFDLIQYQKAIQQRNALLKYFAKNRTWDRDSLEIYDDPISRFGTKIFNKRKEFVEQLNPIVQNFYQIISGGKETVSVIYESHLLENTFENLLKESLERDRMLTYTSKGIHKDDLLFEMDHVLIKKTGSQGQQKSFLISLKLAQMSLVKELTKKTPILLLDDIFDKLDDTRVSQLIELVNRESFGQIFITDTHRERTESVVKKINEESIIFEV
- a CDS encoding recombinase — its product is MKFFNSSTNFESVLKKYFSFKNETLSLEPFAEFLESIKKADFTDVLNFLRSNPNFADNFKHYIHNIFKGRPFNLSLTEANILSENAFFPELKKRILNKVLPPVENEKTVWYMIDNVSLRPKTDLKYLHNLPENEINEFLTLLGASDFIIRPNVKKELIFSMNILSWRVTGMAMEVEVVRMAPQYRNLDNPFLALQNELETLAEDLVNDPELQLHSKDSRYKQIKIYAEQCLEFVNIAFKNSAKYGISGKINQSLLKIRQQTKRIYEIVQLLVIDSEEDVLIKSKQLIFNILNYKSHKNNIADLINDSTRLISHLITNHTAETGAHYITSTRREYMTMFYKASGGGIIVGALCVLKMLYGYIPGSDFSHAFLYSMNYAMGFIMIYLMGFTLATKQPAMTAATMTKVLSEEGNSKRNNTEFAHLVSKLFRSQFIAFVGNVLLAFPVALAIIYGLDVFFSQNLAVDRSDKLLKDLDPFKSKAILHASIAGFYLFISGIISGNIGNNSVFYQIPERIAKNLSIRSFFGKKFAKGLSKYYAKNWPGIVSNFWFGVFLGATAPIGLFFGLDLDIRHITFAAGNFALGLYGKDFSVDSYTFWISFFTVFLIGFFNFLVSFSLSMFLAFRSRKMNFGQVSEIYKEIFSYFVKHPLKFFFPLRSGLDKQANDLMSSTISNKSEEQDH
- the mtgA gene encoding monofunctional biosynthetic peptidoglycan transglycosylase; this translates as MWKKIKQLIFIILVMNVVFIIWGRFFNPPITITQIGGLFEYGKLHRDYISYDDMGNNVKKAVIASEDQKFFNHNGFDYTAIEKAMKYNEKGKKIRGGSTISQQTAKNVFLWQGRSWIRKGLEAIYTFIIEKVWSKDIILERYLNSIEMGQGVFGVEAAARYYFGKSSKDLSASDAAWIAAVLPNPKKYDPKNPSPYLRKKHNWIMRQMRNVSLK
- a CDS encoding ABC transporter substrate-binding protein gives rise to the protein MKKKILLLFTVFSLITCKRESKISSSDWTHISSRTQFKEHDGTLELKSGNFTYNFNKNQTPFKKIILLNASMAGYISELGAENLIIGVSSPEYIYSEKIQNLIKEGKIQNVGSDQKYDVEKIIALKPDAIFTNHIASFENTYELLKNNGIQVIFLDEYMEQKPLEKTAYIKLFGELLGKEKEAEAKYEEIAENYNELKKLALTSKEKPLVLANEMYGDVWYLPGGNTSVAHYIADANASYILKDNKDEKALTMGFEEVFAKTNGVQYWVNAGNYTSKKEMQKVNSLYGKLEVFNKGKIYTLSGKEKQRANDFFESGVVRADLILKDYIKIFHPELLPGYQLTYMKELQ